From the Campylobacter sp. CNRCH_2014_0184h genome, one window contains:
- the leuS gene encoding leucine--tRNA ligase, which translates to MAYEAGKIEKKWQKIWQEKEYFEPKDDFSLPKKYILSMFPYPSGRIHMGHVRNYSIGDAMARYYRKKGFNVLHPIGFDSFGMPAENAAIKHGIHPKKWTYENIDYMQNELASLGFSFSKKRMLATSDPLYTKFEQEFFIKMYEKGLVYTKEAEVNWCENDKTVLANEQVEDGKCWRCGHEVIRKKMPGYYVKITAYADELLQDLKKLEGKWPSQVLTMQENWIGKSTGLSFDFDIEENDKISAKKINVFTTRAETIYGVSYIALAPDHEIVNELIDKKLLDQDIIAKIQNIQNQTPRQRQAAPKEGYFLNLYVIHPLSKEKIPLWVANFVLSDYGSGAVMSVPAHDERDYEFAKTYNLAIKKVIYKDENDAQCYTLKEGVLTNSGEFDQLECNDAREKISLKIESLGIGKKVTNFKIRDWGVSRQRYWGAPIPMIKCDSCSIVPQKIENLPITLPEDVVINGEGNPLDKHETWKECVCPKCGKKAQKESDTLDTFFESSWYFARFASDDKTWQEKAVDEKSVNYWMNVDEYIGGIEHAILHLLYARFFQKALRDLGYLKDDEPFNRLLTQGMVTKDGAKMSKSKGNVVDPDYIIEKYGADSARLFILFAAPPAKELEWNDSALEGAFKFINRLYEKAMSLECGKLQEIDHQSLNKEEKYARLKVYEALKKSFEVYEESFAFNTLIAACMEALNALNAINHKEVSKEAFYIILNILEPIIPHVCFELSEYLFKCDNFKVLKIKDEVFVKDSFNIAISVNGKKRAQIEINSEAKEDEILALAKENVAKWLEGKTIVKEIYIDKKLVNLVIK; encoded by the coding sequence ATGGCATATGAAGCAGGTAAAATAGAAAAAAAATGGCAAAAAATTTGGCAAGAAAAAGAATATTTTGAACCAAAAGATGATTTTTCTTTACCAAAAAAATACATTTTATCTATGTTTCCATACCCAAGTGGTAGAATTCATATGGGACATGTGAGAAACTATAGCATAGGTGATGCTATGGCTAGGTATTATAGAAAAAAAGGTTTTAACGTCTTACATCCTATAGGTTTTGACAGTTTTGGTATGCCTGCTGAAAATGCTGCGATTAAACATGGTATCCATCCTAAAAAATGGACTTATGAAAATATTGATTATATGCAAAATGAGCTTGCTTCTTTGGGTTTTTCTTTTTCTAAAAAGAGAATGCTTGCTACTTCTGACCCTTTATATACTAAATTTGAGCAAGAATTTTTCATCAAAATGTATGAGAAAGGGCTTGTTTATACTAAAGAAGCTGAAGTTAATTGGTGTGAGAATGATAAAACAGTCTTAGCAAATGAGCAAGTTGAAGATGGCAAATGTTGGCGTTGTGGGCATGAAGTCATTAGAAAAAAAATGCCAGGATATTATGTAAAAATTACCGCTTATGCAGATGAATTATTGCAAGATCTTAAAAAATTAGAAGGAAAATGGCCAAGTCAAGTTCTAACCATGCAAGAAAATTGGATAGGTAAAAGCACAGGGCTTAGTTTTGATTTTGATATAGAAGAAAATGATAAAATCAGCGCAAAAAAGATCAATGTTTTTACCACAAGAGCTGAGACTATTTATGGAGTATCTTACATCGCTTTAGCGCCTGATCATGAAATAGTAAATGAATTAATTGATAAAAAGTTACTAGATCAAGATATTATAGCTAAAATTCAAAATATACAAAATCAAACACCACGCCAAAGACAGGCCGCACCAAAAGAAGGATATTTTTTAAATCTTTATGTAATCCATCCACTAAGTAAAGAAAAAATTCCTTTATGGGTAGCTAATTTTGTTTTAAGTGATTATGGTAGTGGTGCTGTTATGAGTGTACCTGCTCATGATGAAAGAGATTATGAGTTTGCAAAAACTTATAATTTGGCTATAAAAAAAGTAATTTATAAAGATGAAAATGACGCACAATGCTACACTTTAAAAGAAGGCGTTTTAACTAATAGTGGTGAATTTGATCAATTAGAATGCAATGATGCTAGAGAAAAAATTAGTTTAAAAATTGAATCTTTGGGTATTGGTAAAAAGGTTACTAATTTTAAAATTCGTGATTGGGGTGTTTCTAGACAAAGATATTGGGGAGCTCCTATACCAATGATTAAGTGTGACTCTTGTAGCATAGTTCCTCAAAAAATAGAAAATTTACCTATTACCTTGCCTGAGGATGTGGTGATAAATGGAGAAGGAAATCCACTTGATAAGCATGAAACATGGAAAGAGTGCGTTTGTCCAAAATGTGGTAAAAAAGCGCAAAAAGAAAGCGATACTTTAGATACTTTCTTTGAAAGTTCTTGGTATTTTGCGCGTTTTGCAAGTGATGATAAAACATGGCAAGAAAAAGCAGTAGATGAAAAAAGTGTTAATTATTGGATGAATGTTGATGAATATATTGGTGGGATTGAACATGCGATATTGCATTTACTCTATGCTAGATTTTTCCAAAAAGCACTTAGAGATTTGGGTTATTTAAAAGATGATGAGCCTTTTAATAGACTTTTAACCCAAGGAATGGTCACTAAAGATGGTGCTAAGATGAGTAAGTCTAAGGGGAATGTGGTTGATCCTGATTATATTATAGAAAAATATGGAGCAGATAGTGCAAGATTGTTTATACTGTTTGCTGCACCACCTGCTAAAGAACTTGAATGGAACGATAGTGCATTAGAAGGTGCGTTTAAATTTATCAATAGGCTTTATGAAAAGGCTATGAGTTTAGAATGTGGAAAATTACAAGAAATTGATCATCAAAGTTTAAATAAAGAAGAAAAATATGCTAGATTAAAAGTATATGAAGCTTTGAAAAAATCTTTCGAAGTTTATGAAGAAAGCTTTGCCTTTAATACCTTAATAGCTGCATGTATGGAGGCTTTAAATGCCTTAAATGCTATAAATCATAAAGAAGTTTCAAAAGAAGCTTTTTATATTATTTTAAATATCTTAGAGCCTATCATCCCTCATGTTTGTTTTGAACTTAGTGAGTATTTATTTAAATGTGATAATTTTAAAGTATTAAAAATAAAAGATGAAGTTTTTGTAAAAGATAGTTTTAATATAGCTATTAGTGTTAATGGTAAAAAAAGAGCACAGATTGAAATAAATTCAGAAGCTAAAGAAGATGAGATTTTAGCTTTAGCTAAAGAAAATGTTGCAAAATGGCTAGAAGGAAAAACTATAGTAAAAGAAATTTATATTGATAAGAAATTGGTAAATTTGGTGATTAAATGA
- the lptE gene encoding LPS assembly lipoprotein LptE → MKKYLVLFFAFFIIACGYIPSSQMASRVLGENVFLKINISKQDPENSVYITDILREAMLNKLGRKITDEYNADSSIIVTMKKLEFHPIVYDKNGYVIYYKAELYLEFVLRYKNGKEEIVNTKGSYNFDINPNSIISDQARFEAIKNASSEAFDEFVSIIAIRGYK, encoded by the coding sequence ATGAAAAAATATCTAGTGTTGTTTTTTGCTTTTTTCATCATAGCTTGTGGATATATTCCCTCTTCGCAGATGGCAAGTAGAGTTTTGGGCGAAAATGTATTTTTAAAAATCAATATTAGCAAACAAGATCCTGAAAACAGTGTTTACATAACAGATATTCTAAGAGAAGCTATGCTTAATAAGCTTGGTAGAAAAATCACAGATGAATATAATGCAGATAGTTCTATTATAGTTACGATGAAAAAATTAGAATTTCATCCTATAGTTTATGATAAAAATGGTTATGTAATTTATTATAAAGCGGAGCTTTATTTGGAGTTTGTGTTGCGTTATAAAAATGGCAAGGAAGAAATTGTAAATACTAAAGGGAGTTATAATTTTGATATTAATCCAAACTCTATCATCAGTGATCAAGCAAGATTTGAAGCAATTAAAAATGCATCAAGTGAAGCTTTTGATGAATTTGTTTCTATTATAGCTATTAGGGGTTATAAATAA